CTGCTGAGTCAGCACTCGCCTCTTCATCGACGATATGTGGTTGCAGAGTGGCAACAGCGTATTATGCCTGCCTTTGAGCTAAACCAGTTTTGCTACTACGAAGATGAGCATGGACGCCCAATTGCATTTTGTAATTGGGCGTTTGTCTCTGAGCAGATCCGAGATGAGCTGTTATCTGGAGTGCGCGAAATATCTCCATCCGACTGGCGTTCTGGCCAGCATATCTACATTCCAGAGATGATTGCTCCATTCGGGCATGGTCGTGAAGTCGTTAACGATCTTCGTCGCCGTGTATTTTTACCGTGGAAGGGGCAGAAAGTCTGCACTGTCCGCGGCAAAGTGGATGCTCAAAATGACCGCTGTATCAGAAAGGTACAGTGGTTTTCTATTTAACTCCTAAACAAGAGTTTGGCTTATGGGAAAACCATTTTGGAGAAGTGTTGAATACTTCTTCACAGGGAACTATTCCGCCGATAATGGTAACAACGATATTGTTGCTATTGGGTTTGGTGGAGAAATCCATGCCTACGGTGGTGATGATCACGTCACCGTCGGATCGATTGGTGCAACGGTTCATACCGGCAGCGGCAACGATACAGTCGTAGGTGGTTCGGCATATCTAAGAGTGGAGGACTCCACTGGGCACCTTTCTGTAAAAGGCGCTGCAGGATAT
This DNA window, taken from Vibrio neptunius, encodes the following:
- the rtxC gene encoding RTX toxin-activating lysine-acyltransferase RtxC, coding for MSIKHQPANLTLAQIQQMIGGVMLLSQHSPLHRRYVVAEWQQRIMPAFELNQFCYYEDEHGRPIAFCNWAFVSEQIRDELLSGVREISPSDWRSGQHIYIPEMIAPFGHGREVVNDLRRRVFLPWKGQKVCTVRGKVDAQNDRCIRKVQWFSI